From one Geoalkalibacter halelectricus genomic stretch:
- a CDS encoding CxxxxCH/CxxCH domain c-type cytochrome: MRWWRRWALALVVVVLGAVASEATVVHNFDCKNCHMVGVSFTDLGQGTTNLCLRCHREGASPIPMLDGTSRAPNARFAPGDASNAMGSYPPGLEPGAQTSHIWAGKDVNPAAGAQAPSDRRFYGRYHVSTGKITCQRCHDPHSRDPENTKILRLGAGSRDQMCVECHAPWVVGSEDRGLLTHPSVADYAAVAAAQPDKYRPIAEVEAWPGDIQLLSNGGVGCSSCHGVHFADSKADTPTAPGQAGSGDGKLLRGDGPQSAGTYPLCQACHTYKFHGSAEEEIGCLVCHSGHSYNAGQVNYFVLRSQTETQTYGPVGGLRYTVLPNVHGGSSTIAAQWAGTPGSADGFCERCHGELTTMPNSSRAHIAGENCLACHSHNASGMTYSFGANCADCHGFPPSAHIPGGPNGYAYVESGHNYALAANAKNENFTPHTSHSGAGSGYGFTCNLCHNADDFAATHNQGSFQDVFLSGNSFDSLVTAGGILSPSYNPSGSGTCSNLYCHSSGGKHNPSGKTASDFTTVSVSWGGGKGTITTCIACHGNDAATMTARNNSSAHLKHLAAGYACNVCHVETAASAGSLVAGAKGGTHVNGLVDVVFDSGYNLGNALLGVATYNSVNGSCAVFCHSDGQGNFASPAWGDAASGACGSCHAVAGADLSGSHGVHVDPLGANIGCAACHGAGADTGAHAGHVDGALTVDHETCNSCHGVESPEIILVWGNPQSADCLTCHTGAQTTVYTDRDGVQRSASAMSAYYAAGHGGVAAPQRCRDCHSTEFDADHMGADSTNRLRAIYGNDFNSDPQAFCNICHSFDAQLHYATTGTSHDASNCIACHDPHGQSGAQDAMIRDQIGGRQVVGFSDRNERSSYYLALPNQGGNNQYGICQVCHESNAVSYYNRTEEAPAHFAGLCISCHMHDGDELAFTPTGCNGCHGGGNNDPPTDNFWPDGELRIDYSIADRAGSHFVHVDAIGQALSGLNDGAWAAYGNKLNYQNQACSYCHPSPGGSNASGGPHSSPVTGRTDGKADLLNDAWNDGNFRDMSGNVDLTGFYNPVIQRCSNIACHSNGDFTWTWYEDKIAPGKIEDLAAHSGTLVGTVKLSWTPPDNDGDLPPGYQGQKGPGVYGYEIRYRTGGPVTDANWSSSAIAAGPPSAIRNYDNDPRTQTMTVYGLTPGMSYYFGVKAFDETMINHSPVSNSQSAQALVDSFAPRFQGLESARPAFISGSVDLHWSPARDDTGPITYLVYWVPSSQTIDWNNPQATTTATAFHVTGLQNGLDYLFAVRARDASPAQNVDANEVIKIAIPQSPSENDIFGRMYYGIANSGTNLGGGSTNLTLSCGSSMSFSSQYTSLMRDSGYACGDRTRNRIQSISSSGNIITWVLNSPYDVDTIIHGGSMSLYLRNRSDNGTITVHFDLGYWDNGFQTLDTFTRVLPRRHRGSVKAYFPAEPPQVGEPPKVFRVPKDKRLAIRLRKDGTREMEVWFGSKRGASLLTVYEQESNLLPNPFSVTTPNSPASGDVAINWTAAVDPEGDEVLYDVYGSVDGGASWPYIIAVDVSGTSALWRTKKDGLALNAPLNNVRVRVGAGDGMMHRIIGSDPGGLAADTFHDRRNALTGTFSVNNSVDTTPPAAITDLVAEHRPKFGTVWLYWHAPGDDGKEGRAHQYDIRYKESVPYNPADAINSEAKWNAATPVVGSPPLPAEPGRSQGFEVLGLNPGKDYFFSVRTADEAGNWSSLSNSPSAKGGLRCGVCHGNPPDDYATKGSHEMHGYTQVDCAKCHGAGAVDYDLKHYGGGIKLAWNNPKKGYFNQAVTHTALTSGLVEYHDKGVLIYRDATGPGGFNDLSIEMKNVDSGTCFGFNATNVTGCHGSGAPVWGDRDSVSCALCHGDPDRSDKDYYGRDWEDQTTDTRYGGNKPIYKAAPPINLLGNSNDFSVGQHLRHLNFSYRFTGDQCSLCHLGADHADGTVDVKLHSAAGENAQWIPPQGGNPGTCLGTSQMRCHGDNADLPEWRPRASEPNGPKLIACNECHGHEANVYWPGATTAMATAGRASTVNGNQNGDGVRTTLTVSGTGNNLLVGDRFKKAGTFFKITHKDSTTLTLHKPIPTGINFASGDVLRTEHIPHVYDGGTVRYCTWCHVEGHPQGDETGEGRNPPGEETVFIPNFPMVGLDYSSGGIHLRKTIGGRGPFHTEAEICWGCHDAQTPRISEWGYSGLARNKVTEQAITNVTKGTTTTIRSDGHGLQTGDRVVIYMPAGIQALNGWAGTITRTGVNTFTLDDTDTSSVTANFSSTNAKWKLATDYDYGVLHGGNGTWGSRTPVSNWVGATWDSPYFRYKTGTVQSTHSVNPEVTRPGVDAVAQIRCSYCHDVHDMNHAPGDVYSGRPYLRGSWKGNPYFEDGAPGRFEGYRQLTTNAARQSYYFTGSMDDFGMVPRGSTTMNKMGGYWIDQNSDYPTVTWTLQDSAGLCTLCHGTDVNSMNKFEVDEQGNPDNAWFSENGHSNAVIGGSGRFRFNVYNPAVRKEGGTNLRPGMGYQDTDGRNSSEIDRLYGLRNDMGSSNIDRVTDSARGVYPYAWGTSNVRNRYAVEEFAWGVNLDTEVAEPMYHRFSCSKCHNPHASRLPRLMITNCLDVSHNKWDDSFVTDSYWNSGRDNVGTVRWDGVGTGTRAQVMPYTGSDVSGQNRNRQFAYATSAINCHRFVKVDSTIEEPGWNRVTPWEEAPTWYNSN; this comes from the coding sequence ATGCGGTGGTGGCGTCGATGGGCTTTGGCTCTGGTGGTCGTGGTACTGGGCGCGGTGGCGTCCGAAGCCACGGTGGTGCACAACTTCGACTGCAAGAACTGCCACATGGTCGGGGTCAGTTTTACTGACCTGGGGCAGGGCACGACCAATCTCTGCCTGCGGTGTCACCGTGAAGGCGCAAGCCCCATACCAATGCTCGACGGTACTTCCCGAGCACCCAATGCGCGCTTTGCGCCGGGCGACGCCAGCAACGCCATGGGTTCCTATCCGCCGGGGTTGGAACCGGGCGCGCAGACCTCGCATATCTGGGCGGGCAAGGACGTCAACCCCGCAGCCGGGGCCCAGGCGCCGAGCGATCGGCGCTTCTACGGGCGCTACCATGTCTCCACCGGCAAAATCACCTGCCAGCGCTGCCACGACCCCCACAGCCGTGATCCGGAAAATACCAAGATCCTGCGTCTGGGCGCGGGCAGCCGCGACCAGATGTGCGTCGAGTGCCACGCGCCCTGGGTGGTGGGCAGCGAGGACCGCGGCCTGCTCACCCATCCCAGCGTGGCAGACTACGCGGCGGTAGCCGCCGCCCAGCCCGACAAATACCGGCCCATCGCGGAAGTCGAAGCCTGGCCCGGCGACATTCAGCTTCTGAGCAACGGCGGGGTCGGCTGCTCCTCCTGTCACGGCGTGCATTTCGCCGATTCCAAAGCGGATACGCCAACGGCGCCGGGGCAGGCCGGCAGCGGCGACGGCAAGCTGCTGCGCGGCGACGGGCCGCAATCGGCCGGAACCTATCCCCTGTGCCAGGCCTGCCATACCTACAAATTCCACGGCAGCGCCGAGGAAGAAATCGGCTGCCTGGTGTGTCACAGCGGCCATTCCTACAATGCCGGTCAGGTCAACTATTTCGTGTTGCGCAGCCAGACCGAAACCCAGACCTACGGGCCAGTGGGCGGTTTGCGTTACACGGTGCTGCCCAACGTGCACGGCGGATCTTCCACCATCGCCGCCCAGTGGGCGGGCACCCCCGGCAGCGCCGACGGGTTCTGCGAGCGCTGCCATGGCGAGCTGACCACCATGCCCAACAGTTCGCGCGCCCATATCGCGGGCGAGAACTGTCTGGCCTGCCACAGCCACAACGCTTCGGGCATGACCTATTCCTTCGGCGCCAACTGCGCCGACTGCCACGGTTTTCCGCCCTCGGCCCATATTCCTGGTGGCCCCAACGGCTATGCCTACGTGGAAAGCGGCCACAATTACGCCCTCGCCGCCAATGCCAAGAACGAAAATTTCACGCCTCACACCTCCCATTCGGGAGCGGGCAGCGGTTACGGCTTTACCTGCAACCTGTGCCACAACGCCGACGACTTCGCCGCCACCCACAATCAGGGTAGCTTCCAGGATGTGTTTCTCAGCGGCAACTCCTTCGATTCCCTGGTCACCGCGGGCGGGATTCTCAGCCCTTCCTACAATCCCTCGGGCAGCGGCACCTGCAGCAACCTCTACTGCCACAGCAGCGGCGGCAAGCACAACCCGTCGGGCAAGACCGCGAGCGATTTCACCACGGTGAGCGTCTCCTGGGGCGGCGGCAAGGGAACCATCACCACCTGCATCGCCTGCCACGGCAACGACGCGGCCACCATGACCGCGCGCAACAACTCCAGCGCCCACCTCAAGCACCTGGCGGCGGGCTATGCCTGCAACGTCTGCCATGTGGAGACCGCCGCGAGTGCCGGCAGCCTGGTCGCGGGCGCCAAGGGCGGCACCCACGTCAACGGCCTGGTGGATGTGGTGTTCGACAGCGGCTACAATCTCGGCAACGCCCTGCTCGGCGTCGCCACCTATAACAGTGTGAACGGCAGTTGCGCGGTGTTCTGCCACTCGGACGGCCAGGGCAACTTCGCCTCGCCCGCCTGGGGCGATGCCGCCAGCGGCGCCTGCGGCAGTTGTCATGCGGTGGCCGGGGCCGATTTGAGCGGCAGCCATGGGGTGCACGTCGATCCCCTGGGCGCCAACATCGGCTGCGCGGCCTGTCACGGCGCCGGTGCCGATACGGGTGCCCACGCCGGACATGTGGACGGGGCGCTCACGGTCGACCATGAAACCTGCAATAGCTGCCACGGGGTGGAATCACCCGAAATCATTTTGGTGTGGGGCAACCCACAGAGCGCCGACTGCCTGACTTGCCACACCGGCGCGCAGACCACCGTGTATACCGACCGCGACGGCGTGCAACGCAGCGCTTCGGCCATGAGCGCCTATTATGCTGCAGGTCACGGCGGGGTGGCGGCGCCTCAACGGTGCCGCGACTGCCACAGCACCGAGTTCGACGCCGACCACATGGGCGCCGACTCCACCAACCGCCTGCGCGCCATCTACGGCAATGACTTCAACAGCGATCCGCAGGCTTTCTGCAACATCTGTCACAGTTTCGACGCCCAGCTCCATTACGCCACCACAGGCACCAGCCATGACGCTTCCAACTGCATCGCCTGCCACGATCCCCACGGTCAGAGCGGCGCGCAGGATGCCATGATCCGCGACCAGATCGGCGGGCGCCAGGTGGTGGGCTTTAGCGACCGCAACGAGCGCTCCAGCTACTATCTGGCGTTGCCCAACCAGGGCGGCAACAACCAGTACGGCATCTGCCAGGTGTGCCATGAGTCTAATGCGGTGAGTTACTACAACCGCACCGAAGAAGCGCCGGCGCATTTCGCCGGATTGTGCATCAGCTGCCACATGCACGACGGCGATGAACTCGCCTTTACGCCCACGGGCTGCAACGGCTGCCACGGCGGCGGCAACAACGATCCGCCCACGGACAACTTCTGGCCCGACGGCGAGCTGCGCATCGATTACAGCATCGCTGACCGCGCCGGCTCGCATTTCGTCCATGTCGATGCCATCGGCCAGGCGCTCTCCGGTCTGAACGATGGAGCCTGGGCGGCTTACGGCAACAAACTCAACTACCAGAACCAGGCGTGTTCCTATTGCCATCCGAGTCCGGGCGGCAGCAACGCCTCGGGCGGCCCGCACTCCAGCCCGGTCACCGGGCGCACGGACGGCAAGGCCGACCTGCTTAACGATGCCTGGAACGACGGCAATTTCCGTGATATGTCCGGCAACGTCGATTTGACCGGCTTCTACAATCCGGTGATCCAGCGCTGCTCGAACATCGCCTGCCACAGCAACGGCGACTTCACCTGGACCTGGTACGAGGACAAGATCGCCCCGGGCAAGATCGAGGATCTCGCCGCGCACAGCGGAACGCTGGTCGGCACGGTCAAGCTCTCCTGGACGCCGCCGGACAACGACGGTGATCTGCCCCCCGGTTATCAAGGGCAAAAAGGCCCCGGTGTCTACGGCTACGAAATCCGCTACCGCACCGGCGGGCCGGTCACCGACGCCAACTGGTCATCCTCGGCCATCGCCGCCGGGCCGCCGTCCGCGATCCGCAACTACGATAACGATCCGCGCACCCAGACCATGACCGTATATGGCCTCACACCAGGGATGAGCTACTACTTCGGTGTCAAGGCCTTCGACGAGACCATGATCAACCACTCGCCGGTCTCCAACAGCCAAAGCGCCCAGGCCCTGGTCGATAGCTTCGCCCCGCGCTTCCAGGGGCTGGAGTCGGCGCGGCCGGCCTTTATCAGCGGATCGGTGGACCTGCATTGGAGCCCGGCGCGCGACGACACGGGTCCCATCACCTACCTGGTGTATTGGGTGCCATCGAGCCAGACCATCGACTGGAACAATCCCCAGGCGACCACCACCGCCACCGCCTTTCACGTCACCGGTTTGCAGAACGGCCTCGACTACCTGTTCGCGGTGCGCGCCCGCGATGCCTCGCCGGCGCAGAACGTCGACGCCAATGAAGTGATCAAGATCGCCATCCCGCAGTCGCCGAGTGAAAACGACATTTTCGGGCGCATGTACTACGGGATCGCCAACAGCGGCACCAATCTCGGCGGCGGATCCACTAACCTGACCTTAAGCTGTGGAAGCTCCATGAGCTTTTCCAGCCAGTATACTTCCCTTATGCGCGACAGCGGCTATGCCTGCGGCGATCGCACCCGCAACCGCATTCAGAGCATCTCCAGCAGCGGTAACATCATCACCTGGGTTCTCAATTCCCCTTATGATGTGGATACCATCATCCACGGCGGGTCCATGTCCCTTTATCTGCGCAACCGCAGTGACAACGGGACAATTACCGTGCATTTCGATTTGGGTTACTGGGACAACGGCTTCCAGACCCTTGATACATTCACGAGAGTTTTGCCGCGGCGGCATCGCGGCAGCGTCAAGGCTTATTTCCCAGCCGAGCCACCGCAAGTTGGGGAGCCCCCTAAGGTGTTTCGGGTTCCAAAGGACAAGCGCCTGGCGATCCGCCTGCGTAAGGACGGTACCCGGGAAATGGAAGTCTGGTTCGGGTCCAAGCGCGGCGCAAGCCTGCTCACCGTCTACGAGCAGGAAAGCAACCTTCTGCCCAATCCTTTCAGCGTCACCACGCCCAATTCACCGGCCAGCGGTGACGTGGCCATCAATTGGACGGCTGCCGTCGACCCCGAAGGGGACGAGGTGCTCTATGATGTCTATGGATCGGTGGATGGCGGTGCAAGCTGGCCTTATATCATCGCCGTCGATGTGTCGGGCACCAGCGCCCTGTGGCGGACGAAAAAAGATGGTTTGGCTCTCAACGCGCCGCTCAACAACGTGCGGGTGCGGGTCGGTGCCGGCGACGGCATGATGCACCGCATCATCGGCTCCGACCCCGGCGGTTTGGCTGCGGATACCTTCCATGACCGCCGCAATGCCCTGACCGGCACCTTCAGTGTCAATAACTCGGTGGATACGACACCTCCGGCCGCCATTACCGATCTGGTGGCCGAGCATCGGCCCAAATTCGGCACCGTGTGGCTCTACTGGCATGCGCCCGGCGACGACGGCAAGGAGGGGCGCGCCCATCAATACGATATCCGCTACAAGGAGTCCGTGCCCTACAACCCGGCCGATGCCATCAATAGCGAAGCCAAGTGGAACGCGGCCACGCCCGTGGTCGGCTCGCCGCCCCTGCCTGCCGAACCAGGCCGTAGCCAGGGCTTCGAGGTGCTGGGTTTGAATCCCGGCAAGGATTACTTCTTCTCCGTGCGCACCGCCGACGAGGCGGGTAACTGGTCGTCCTTGTCCAATTCGCCCTCGGCCAAGGGCGGCCTGCGCTGTGGGGTCTGTCACGGCAACCCGCCCGACGACTACGCTACCAAGGGCAGCCATGAGATGCACGGTTACACCCAGGTGGACTGCGCCAAGTGCCACGGCGCGGGCGCCGTCGATTATGATCTCAAGCACTACGGCGGCGGCATCAAGCTGGCCTGGAACAACCCGAAAAAAGGCTATTTCAACCAGGCGGTCACCCACACCGCACTGACGAGCGGCTTGGTCGAATACCACGACAAGGGCGTGCTTATCTATCGCGATGCGACGGGGCCAGGCGGCTTCAATGATCTCTCCATCGAGATGAAAAACGTCGATAGCGGCACCTGCTTCGGCTTCAACGCTACCAACGTCACCGGCTGTCACGGCAGCGGCGCGCCGGTGTGGGGCGATCGCGATTCGGTATCCTGCGCCCTGTGCCACGGCGATCCCGATCGTTCGGACAAGGACTATTACGGGCGCGACTGGGAGGACCAGACCACCGACACCCGCTACGGCGGCAACAAGCCCATCTACAAAGCGGCGCCGCCCATCAACCTACTGGGCAACAGCAATGATTTCTCCGTGGGCCAGCATTTGCGCCACCTCAACTTCTCCTACCGCTTCACCGGCGACCAGTGCAGTCTGTGCCATCTGGGCGCCGATCACGCGGACGGTACCGTGGATGTCAAACTGCACTCGGCGGCGGGAGAAAATGCTCAGTGGATTCCGCCCCAGGGCGGCAATCCCGGCACCTGTCTGGGCACCTCGCAGATGCGCTGCCACGGCGACAACGCCGATCTGCCCGAGTGGCGGCCGCGCGCTTCCGAACCCAACGGGCCGAAACTCATCGCCTGCAACGAGTGCCACGGTCACGAAGCCAACGTCTACTGGCCGGGTGCCACGACCGCCATGGCCACCGCCGGACGCGCCTCGACGGTGAACGGCAACCAGAACGGCGACGGCGTAAGAACCACGCTGACGGTGTCGGGCACTGGCAACAACCTGCTGGTGGGCGACCGATTCAAGAAGGCGGGCACCTTTTTCAAGATCACCCACAAGGACAGCACCACCCTGACCCTGCATAAGCCCATACCCACGGGGATCAATTTCGCCAGTGGCGACGTGCTTCGTACCGAGCACATCCCCCACGTTTATGACGGCGGCACCGTGCGCTATTGCACCTGGTGCCACGTCGAGGGGCACCCCCAGGGCGACGAGACGGGCGAGGGACGCAATCCGCCCGGCGAGGAGACGGTCTTTATCCCCAACTTTCCCATGGTGGGTCTCGACTACAGTTCGGGCGGCATCCATCTGCGCAAGACCATCGGCGGCCGCGGTCCCTTCCACACCGAGGCCGAAATCTGTTGGGGCTGTCATGACGCGCAGACGCCGCGCATTTCCGAGTGGGGTTATTCGGGGCTGGCGCGCAACAAGGTGACCGAGCAGGCAATTACAAATGTTACCAAGGGAACCACAACAACCATTCGCAGTGACGGCCATGGTTTGCAGACAGGTGATCGCGTCGTCATCTACATGCCCGCCGGAATTCAGGCTCTTAATGGCTGGGCAGGAACCATCACACGTACGGGCGTTAACACTTTCACCCTGGATGACACGGATACCAGTTCCGTTACGGCAAATTTCAGTTCAACGAACGCCAAATGGAAGCTCGCAACCGATTACGACTATGGTGTTCTCCATGGGGGCAACGGTACTTGGGGCAGCCGCACGCCGGTTTCAAACTGGGTCGGCGCCACCTGGGACAGCCCCTATTTCCGCTACAAGACCGGCACCGTCCAATCCACCCATTCGGTCAATCCCGAGGTGACACGGCCTGGCGTGGACGCGGTGGCGCAGATTCGTTGCAGCTACTGCCATGACGTGCACGACATGAACCACGCCCCGGGCGACGTGTACAGCGGGCGGCCCTACCTGCGTGGCAGCTGGAAGGGCAATCCCTATTTCGAGGATGGCGCTCCCGGCCGATTCGAGGGTTACCGGCAGTTGACCACAAATGCTGCGCGGCAAAGCTACTATTTCACCGGATCTATGGATGATTTCGGCATGGTGCCGCGTGGATCCACCACCATGAACAAGATGGGCGGCTACTGGATCGACCAGAACAGCGACTATCCGACCGTCACCTGGACTTTGCAGGATTCTGCGGGTCTTTGCACCCTGTGCCACGGCACCGACGTCAACAGCATGAACAAATTCGAGGTGGACGAACAGGGCAATCCCGACAACGCTTGGTTTAGCGAAAATGGTCACTCAAACGCGGTGATCGGCGGAAGTGGGCGCTTCAGATTCAATGTCTACAACCCAGCGGTGCGCAAGGAAGGCGGCACCAACCTCAGACCGGGCATGGGCTATCAGGACACCGATGGTCGAAATTCCTCGGAGATCGACCGCCTTTATGGATTGCGCAACGATATGGGCAGTAGCAATATCGATAGAGTGACGGACTCTGCCCGCGGCGTTTACCCCTATGCCTGGGGCACCAGCAATGTGCGCAATCGCTATGCCGTGGAAGAGTTTGCCTGGGGTGTAAATCTCGATACGGAGGTCGCCGAACCCATGTACCACCGTTTCAGTTGTTCTAAATGCCACAACCCCCATGCCTCGCGTCTGCCACGGCTGATGATCACCAACTGTTTGGATGTCAGCCATAACAAGTGGGATGATAGCTTTGTTACTGACTCATATTGGAACTCGGGCCGCGACAACGTCGGCACGGTGCGCTGGGACGGGGTCGGCACTGGAACCAGGGCCCAGGTCATGCCCTACACCGGCAGCGACGTGAGTGGTCAGAACCGTAACCGCCAATTCGCCTACGCCACCAGCGCGATCAACTGCCACCGCTTCGTCAAGGTGGACAGTACCATCGAGGAGCCCGGCTGGAACCGCGTCACGCCCTGGGAGGAAGCACCGACCTGGTACAACAGCAACTAG